One genomic region from Paramormyrops kingsleyae isolate MSU_618 chromosome 24, PKINGS_0.4, whole genome shotgun sequence encodes:
- the LOC111836741 gene encoding ubiquitin-conjugating enzyme E2 D2, translating to MALKRIHKELNDLARDPPAQCSAGPVGDDMFHWQATIMGPNDSPYQGGVFFLTIHFPTDYPFKPPKVAFTTRIYHPNINSNGSICLDILRSQWSPALTISKVLLSICSLLCDPNPDDPLVPEIARIYKTDREKYNRIAREWTQKYAM from the exons ATGGCTCTGAAGAGAATCCATAAG GAGCTGAATGACTTGGCACGTGACCCACCGGCCCAGTGCTCGGCAGGCCCTGTTGGGGATGACA TGTTTCACTGGCAAGCTACAATAATGGGACCT AACGACAGTCCTTATCAGGGAGGGGTCTTCTTCCTGACTATTCACTTCCCCACAGACTACCCCTTCAAACCCCCCAAG GTGGCTTTTACCACAAGAATCTACCACCCAAACATCAACAGCAACGGGAGCATCTGCCTCGACATTCTAAGATCGCAGTGGTCTCCAGCGTTAACCATCTCCAAAG TTCTCCTCTCCATCTGCTCACTGCTATGTGACCCAAATCCGGACGACCCGCTAGTCCCCGAGATAGCCCGCATCTACAAGACAGACAGGGAAAA GTACAACAGAATAGCTCGAGAATGGACACAAAAGTATGCGATGTAG